The Candidatus Pantoea soli genome window below encodes:
- a CDS encoding inorganic diphosphatase has translation MNLLHRLSLFAIFMAASAAVQAENVLDFPQPANVPEEFYAVTEIPAGGTIKYETDARTGFIVADRFQSMPVAYPANYGSLTQSLGGDNDPLDVIFYSRAPLQPGTLIKLRAIGVLKMIDGGEVDDKIVAVPASKIDPTYDDIKEMSDLPQMERARLEAFFRVYKQLPEGRKKVELNGFEDAAKAKAEIKQAFDAYKAKQ, from the coding sequence ATGAACCTGCTGCACCGCCTTTCCCTGTTTGCCATTTTTATGGCTGCCTCTGCTGCCGTTCAGGCTGAAAACGTGCTTGATTTCCCGCAGCCCGCCAACGTGCCGGAGGAGTTCTATGCCGTCACCGAAATCCCGGCGGGTGGCACCATCAAATACGAAACCGATGCCCGCACCGGCTTTATCGTCGCCGATCGCTTTCAGTCGATGCCGGTGGCCTATCCGGCTAACTACGGTTCACTGACGCAGTCACTGGGCGGCGATAACGATCCGCTGGATGTGATTTTCTACAGCCGCGCCCCGCTACAGCCGGGTACGCTGATCAAGCTGCGGGCGATTGGCGTGCTGAAGATGATCGACGGCGGCGAAGTGGACGATAAAATCGTGGCGGTGCCCGCCAGTAAGATTGACCCGACTTACGACGACATTAAAGAGATGAGCGACCTGCCGCAGATGGAACGGGCGCGCCTCGAAGCCTTTTTCCGCGTGTATAAGCAGCTGCCGGAGGGACGTAAAAAGGTAGAGCTGAATGGATTTGAAGACGCGGCGAAAGCGAAAGCCGAAATCAAACAGGCGTTCGACGCGTATAAAGCGAAGCAGTAA
- the queD gene encoding 6-carboxytetrahydropterin synthase QueD has protein sequence MMSTTLFKEFQFEAAHRLPHVPEGHKCGRLHGHSFLVRLEITGEVDAYTGWVMDFAELKAAFKPLYERLDHHYLNDIPGLENPTSEVLAKWIWDEMKPVLPELSAVMIKETCTAGCVYKG, from the coding sequence ATTATGTCTACCACGCTGTTTAAAGAGTTCCAGTTTGAAGCGGCCCACCGCTTACCTCACGTGCCGGAAGGGCACAAATGCGGTCGCCTGCACGGCCATTCGTTTCTGGTGCGACTGGAAATTACCGGTGAAGTGGATGCGTATACCGGTTGGGTAATGGATTTTGCCGAACTTAAGGCAGCGTTCAAGCCGCTGTATGAGCGCCTGGATCATCACTATCTCAACGATATTCCCGGTCTGGAAAATCCCACCAGCGAAGTGCTGGCCAAATGGATCTGGGATGAGATGAAGCCGGTACTGCCGGAACTGAGCGCGGTGATGATCAAAGAAACCTGCACTGCGGGCTGCGTCTACAAAGGTTAA
- the rlmD gene encoding 23S rRNA (uracil(1939)-C(5))-methyltransferase RlmD, which produces MAQFYSAKQRVTTKQRITVTISELDPFGQGVARHNGKALFVSGALPGEQAEVTVTEDKRQFMRAKAHRILQPCAQRETPRCGHFGVCGGCQQQHAAVALQQASKAQALSRMLSQEGAPPVSVDTIISGQPWGYRRRARLGLQWQPRQQRLLMGFRQAASNDLVALRQCPILVPELEALLQPLHQCLSSLNAVRRLGHVELVLADNGPLMVLRHLDALSAADREKLERFSHEHRLMTWLADGSDSLQPLQEAMPFYRSFDLQLTFSPQDFIQVNDAVNQQMVAQALAWLDLQPDDRVLDLFCGMGNFTLPIGKFVQNVVGVEGVAALVRQAEYNAQLNNLRNVCFFQHNLEEEVSRQPWAAQGFNKVLLDPARAGAAGVMSHVVKLAPERVVYVSCNPVTLARDSQTLLSAGYHLERVAMLDMFPHTSHLESMVLFSKT; this is translated from the coding sequence ATGGCGCAATTCTACTCCGCAAAACAGCGTGTGACGACAAAGCAGCGGATCACCGTCACCATCAGCGAACTGGATCCCTTTGGCCAGGGCGTGGCACGCCACAACGGTAAAGCGCTGTTTGTCAGCGGGGCACTGCCGGGTGAGCAGGCCGAGGTCACGGTGACTGAAGATAAGCGTCAGTTTATGCGGGCAAAAGCGCATCGCATCCTGCAGCCATGTGCGCAGCGTGAAACGCCGCGCTGTGGCCACTTTGGCGTATGCGGCGGCTGCCAGCAGCAGCACGCGGCGGTGGCGTTGCAGCAGGCGAGTAAAGCGCAGGCGCTGAGCCGCATGCTGAGTCAGGAGGGCGCACCGCCGGTTTCGGTTGATACCATCATCAGCGGGCAGCCGTGGGGCTATCGCCGCCGCGCCCGACTGGGTCTGCAGTGGCAGCCCCGGCAGCAGCGCCTGCTGATGGGATTCCGCCAGGCGGCCAGCAACGATCTGGTGGCGCTGCGGCAGTGCCCCATTCTGGTGCCCGAACTTGAGGCGCTGCTTCAGCCGCTGCACCAGTGTCTCAGCAGCTTAAACGCCGTAAGACGTCTCGGCCATGTGGAGCTGGTGCTGGCCGATAACGGTCCGCTGATGGTGCTGCGCCATCTTGATGCGCTGTCCGCCGCCGATCGTGAAAAACTGGAACGCTTTTCGCATGAGCACCGGCTGATGACCTGGCTGGCAGACGGCAGCGACAGCTTACAGCCGCTGCAGGAAGCGATGCCATTTTACCGTTCGTTCGATTTGCAGCTAACCTTCAGCCCGCAGGATTTCATCCAGGTTAACGATGCGGTCAATCAGCAGATGGTGGCCCAGGCGCTGGCATGGCTCGATCTGCAGCCTGACGATCGCGTGCTCGATCTGTTTTGCGGGATGGGCAACTTCACATTGCCGATAGGAAAGTTCGTACAAAATGTAGTGGGTGTGGAGGGTGTAGCAGCATTAGTCCGTCAGGCAGAGTATAATGCTCAGCTTAACAATCTAAGAAATGTCTGCTTCTTCCAGCACAATTTAGAGGAAGAGGTCTCGCGCCAGCCGTGGGCGGCGCAGGGATTTAATAAGGTGTTACTGGATCCGGCGCGCGCCGGGGCCGCGGGCGTGATGTCGCATGTCGTTAAACTTGCGCCAGAACGCGTGGTCTATGTTTCCTGTAACCCCGTAACGCTTGCCCGCGACAGTCAGACATTACTGTCAGCGGGCTACCATCTGGAAAGGGTCGCGATGCTGGATATGTTCCCGCATACCAGTCATCTCGAATCCATGGTGTTGTTCAGCAAAACATAA
- the pyrG gene encoding glutamine hydrolyzing CTP synthase — MTTNYIFVTGGVVSSLGKGIAAASLAAILEARGLNVTIMKLDPYINVDPGTMSPTQHGEVFVTDDGAETDLDLGHYERFIRTRMSRRNNFTTGRIYSEVLRKERRGDYLGATIQVIPHITNAIKERIIEGGEGHDVVLVEIGGTVGDIESLPFLEAIRQMAVDVGREHTMYMHLTLVPYMAAAGEVKTKPTQHSVKELLSIGIQPDVLICRSDRAVPANERAKIALFCNVPEKAVISLKDVDSIYKIPGLLKSQGLDDYICKRFNLSAPEANLAEWEQVIYEEANPGGEVTIGMVGKYVELPDAYKSVIEALKHGGLKNRVTVNIKLIDSQDVETRGVEILKDLDAILIPGGFGYRGVEGKLLTAQYARENNIPYLGICLGMQIALMEFARNVAGMEGANSTEFVPDCKYPVVALITEWRDENGNVEQRSEQSDLGGTMRLGSQQCQLTPESKVRQLYGSDVITERHRHRYEVNNLLLKPIEAAGLHIAGRSGDDQLVEIIEIPNHPWFVACQFHPEFTSTPRDGHPLFAGFVKAAQEHQKRLAK; from the coding sequence ATGACAACGAATTATATTTTTGTGACCGGCGGGGTCGTTTCCTCTCTGGGCAAAGGCATTGCCGCAGCCTCCCTCGCAGCCATCCTTGAAGCACGTGGTCTGAATGTGACCATCATGAAACTCGATCCGTACATCAACGTCGATCCGGGTACCATGAGCCCTACGCAGCACGGTGAAGTATTCGTCACCGACGACGGGGCCGAGACCGATCTGGATTTAGGTCACTATGAGCGCTTCATCCGTACCCGCATGTCGCGCCGCAACAACTTCACTACGGGTCGTATCTATTCAGAAGTGCTGCGCAAAGAGCGTCGCGGCGACTATCTGGGTGCCACGATTCAGGTGATCCCCCATATCACCAACGCCATCAAAGAACGCATTATTGAAGGTGGCGAAGGTCATGACGTCGTGCTGGTGGAAATCGGCGGAACCGTGGGCGATATCGAATCACTGCCGTTCCTGGAAGCGATTCGTCAGATGGCGGTCGATGTTGGCCGTGAACACACCATGTATATGCACCTGACGCTGGTTCCGTATATGGCAGCGGCAGGTGAGGTGAAAACCAAACCGACCCAGCACTCGGTAAAAGAGCTGCTGTCGATCGGTATTCAGCCGGATGTGCTGATTTGCCGCTCCGACCGCGCCGTACCGGCCAACGAACGTGCCAAAATTGCGCTGTTCTGTAACGTGCCGGAAAAAGCGGTTATCTCGCTGAAAGACGTGGATTCCATCTATAAGATTCCGGGCCTGCTGAAATCGCAGGGGCTGGATGATTACATCTGCAAGCGCTTCAACCTCAGCGCCCCGGAGGCCAACCTGGCCGAGTGGGAGCAGGTGATTTATGAAGAAGCCAATCCAGGCGGCGAAGTCACCATCGGTATGGTGGGCAAATACGTTGAGCTGCCGGATGCGTATAAATCCGTGATCGAAGCGCTGAAGCACGGTGGTCTGAAAAACCGCGTTACCGTGAACATCAAGCTGATCGATTCGCAGGATGTGGAAACGCGCGGCGTGGAAATCCTGAAAGATCTGGATGCGATTCTGATCCCCGGCGGCTTCGGCTATCGCGGCGTCGAAGGCAAACTGCTGACCGCGCAGTACGCCCGTGAGAACAACATTCCTTACCTGGGCATCTGCCTCGGCATGCAGATTGCGCTGATGGAGTTCGCGCGCAACGTGGCCGGGATGGAAGGCGCCAACTCAACGGAATTTGTGCCAGACTGTAAATACCCGGTCGTTGCGCTGATCACCGAATGGCGTGACGAGAACGGCAACGTGGAACAGCGTTCCGAGCAGAGCGATCTGGGCGGTACCATGCGCCTGGGTAGCCAGCAGTGCCAGCTGACCCCGGAAAGTAAGGTGCGCCAGCTGTACGGTTCAGACGTGATTACCGAGCGTCACCGTCACCGTTACGAAGTAAACAATCTGCTGCTGAAGCCGATTGAAGCGGCGGGTCTGCACATTGCAGGCCGTTCCGGCGACGATCAACTGGTAGAGATCATTGAGATCCCGAACCATCCGTGGTTTGTAGCCTGTCAGTTCCACCCGGAATTCACGTCGACCCCGCGTGATGGTCATCCGCTGTTCGCGGGCTTTGTTAAAGCCGCGCAGGAGCACCAGAAGCGTTTAGCGAAGTAA
- the relA gene encoding GTP diphosphokinase, with amino-acid sequence MVAVRSAHLNTAGEFALDQWIASLNISNPQSCERLADAWRYCEAETRDHPDQALLLWRGIEMVEILTMLSMDIDSLRAALLFPLANAEVVSEEELEKSFGKGIVSLVHGVRDMDAIRQLKAIHNDSMASAQVDNVRRMLLAMVEDFRCVVIKLAERIAHLREMKDAPEDERVLAAKESTNIYAPLANRLGIGQLKWELEDYCFRYLHPDEYKRIAKLLHERRIDREQYIDNFVENLRKEMQKEGVRAEVYGRPKHIYSIWRKMQKKSLAFDELFDVRAVRIVAERLQDCYGALGTVHTLYRHLPSEFDDYVANPKPNGYQSIHTVVLGPEGKTVEIQIRTRQMHEDAELGVAAHWKYKEGPTSGNARGAAGHEERIAWLRKLITWQEEMADSGEMLEEVRSQVFDDRVYVFTPKGDVVDLPAGSTPLDFAYHIHSDIGHRCIGAKIGGRIVPFTYQLQMGDQIEVITQKQPNPSRDWLNPNLGYITTNRGRSKIHAWFRKQDRDKNILAGRQILDNELSQLDISMREAEKILLPRYNVSSLDELLAMIGGGDIRLNQMVNFLQAKLHKPSAEEEDREALRQLTQKSQHAASSRKESGRVVVEGVGNLLHHIARCCQPIPGDDIVGFITQGRGISIHRADCDQLSELISHAPERIVDAVWGESYSSGYSLVVRVTANDRSGLLRDITTILANEKVNVLGVSSRSDTKKQLATIDMDIEIYNQQVLGRVLARLNQVPDIIDARRLHG; translated from the coding sequence ATGGTTGCGGTCAGAAGTGCGCATTTAAATACGGCAGGGGAGTTTGCCCTTGACCAGTGGATAGCCAGCCTGAATATCAGTAATCCCCAGTCGTGTGAGCGGCTGGCGGACGCATGGCGCTACTGTGAAGCCGAAACGCGCGACCATCCCGATCAGGCTCTGCTGCTGTGGCGCGGGATTGAGATGGTGGAGATCCTCACCATGCTCAGCATGGATATCGACAGCCTGCGTGCCGCGCTGCTGTTTCCGCTGGCCAATGCGGAGGTGGTCAGCGAGGAGGAGCTGGAAAAATCCTTTGGTAAAGGCATTGTCTCGCTGGTGCACGGCGTGCGCGATATGGACGCTATCCGCCAGCTGAAGGCGATCCACAACGACTCCATGGCCTCTGCGCAGGTGGACAACGTGCGCCGGATGCTGCTGGCGATGGTGGAAGACTTCCGCTGCGTGGTCATCAAGCTGGCTGAGCGAATTGCGCACCTGCGTGAGATGAAAGATGCGCCGGAAGATGAGCGCGTGCTGGCGGCGAAAGAGAGCACCAATATTTACGCGCCGCTGGCGAACCGCCTTGGCATCGGACAGCTCAAATGGGAGCTGGAAGATTACTGCTTCCGCTATCTGCACCCGGACGAATACAAACGCATCGCGAAGCTGCTGCATGAGCGGCGGATCGATCGTGAGCAATATATCGATAATTTTGTCGAGAACCTGCGCAAAGAGATGCAGAAAGAGGGCGTGCGCGCAGAAGTATACGGCCGCCCGAAACACATCTACAGCATCTGGCGCAAGATGCAGAAAAAATCGCTGGCGTTTGACGAGCTGTTCGACGTGCGCGCGGTGCGTATCGTCGCAGAGCGCCTGCAGGATTGCTACGGTGCGCTGGGCACGGTACATACGCTGTATCGTCATCTGCCGAGCGAGTTCGACGACTATGTCGCCAATCCTAAGCCCAACGGCTATCAGTCTATCCACACGGTGGTGCTGGGGCCGGAAGGCAAAACCGTTGAGATTCAGATCCGCACCCGCCAGATGCACGAAGACGCTGAGCTGGGCGTCGCCGCACACTGGAAATACAAAGAGGGGCCGACGTCGGGCAACGCGCGCGGCGCGGCGGGCCACGAAGAGCGCATCGCGTGGCTGCGCAAGCTGATCACCTGGCAGGAAGAGATGGCCGATTCGGGCGAAATGCTGGAAGAGGTGCGCAGCCAGGTGTTCGACGACCGGGTCTACGTGTTTACGCCGAAAGGTGACGTGGTAGATCTGCCGGCCGGCTCCACGCCGCTCGACTTTGCCTACCATATCCACAGCGATATTGGTCACCGCTGCATCGGGGCCAAAATCGGTGGCCGCATTGTGCCCTTTACCTATCAGCTGCAGATGGGCGACCAGATTGAGGTAATTACCCAGAAGCAGCCCAACCCCAGCCGCGACTGGCTCAACCCCAATCTGGGCTATATCACCACCAACCGCGGCCGCTCAAAAATTCACGCCTGGTTCCGCAAACAGGACCGTGACAAGAATATTCTTGCCGGCCGGCAGATACTGGATAACGAGCTGAGCCAGCTGGATATCAGCATGCGTGAAGCCGAAAAAATCCTGCTGCCGCGCTATAACGTCAGCTCACTTGATGAGCTGCTGGCGATGATTGGCGGGGGCGATATCCGTCTGAATCAGATGGTTAACTTCCTGCAGGCCAAACTGCATAAGCCCAGTGCGGAAGAGGAAGACCGTGAAGCATTGCGTCAGCTGACGCAGAAGTCGCAGCATGCCGCCTCTTCGCGCAAAGAGAGCGGGCGCGTGGTGGTAGAAGGGGTCGGGAATCTGCTGCACCATATTGCGCGCTGCTGCCAGCCGATTCCCGGTGACGATATCGTGGGCTTTATCACTCAGGGCCGCGGCATTTCCATTCACCGCGCGGACTGCGACCAGCTGAGCGAGCTGATCTCCCACGCGCCGGAACGGATTGTTGACGCGGTATGGGGCGAAAGTTACTCCAGCGGCTATTCGCTGGTGGTGCGCGTCACCGCTAACGATCGCAGCGGATTGCTGCGCGATATCACCACCATCCTGGCGAATGAAAAAGTTAACGTGCTGGGCGTTTCCAGCCGCAGCGATACCAAAAAACAGCTGGCGACCATCGATATGGACATCGAAATTTACAACCAGCAGGTACTGGGACGCGTGCTGGCGCGGCTGAATCAGGTGCCGGATATCATCGACGCGCGCCGTCTGCACGGATAA
- the mazG gene encoding nucleoside triphosphate pyrophosphohydrolase, with translation MTAVNRLLSIMQTLRDPARGCPWDCQQTFTSIAPYTLEEAYEVIDAIQRADFDDLRDELGDLLFQVVFYAQMAEEQQRFSFDDICHAISDKLERRHPHLFGDAQVNSAAEVGQNWEAIKRGERVEKAQHSALDDIPKALPALMRAHKIQKRCQSVGFDWDSLGPVLEKVHEEIDEVMHEAQQAVVDQHKLEEEIGDLLFATVNLSRHLGSKAEIALQKANDKFERRFRQVEAILREQGRDNATLDEMEAAWQQVKAREHKA, from the coding sequence ATGACCGCTGTAAACCGCCTGCTCTCTATCATGCAAACCCTGCGCGACCCGGCGCGCGGTTGCCCGTGGGACTGTCAGCAGACCTTCACTTCTATCGCCCCCTACACGCTGGAAGAAGCCTATGAAGTCATTGATGCCATCCAGCGGGCAGATTTTGATGACCTGCGCGACGAACTGGGCGACCTGCTGTTTCAGGTGGTGTTTTATGCGCAAATGGCGGAAGAGCAGCAGCGCTTCAGTTTTGACGACATCTGCCACGCCATCAGCGACAAGCTGGAGCGCCGGCATCCTCACCTCTTTGGTGATGCGCAGGTCAATTCTGCGGCGGAAGTCGGGCAAAACTGGGAAGCCATCAAGCGCGGTGAGCGCGTGGAAAAAGCGCAGCATTCGGCGCTGGACGACATTCCCAAAGCGCTGCCTGCCCTGATGCGGGCGCACAAAATCCAGAAACGCTGTCAGAGTGTCGGCTTCGACTGGGACAGCCTGGGCCCGGTGCTGGAAAAAGTGCATGAAGAGATCGATGAAGTGATGCACGAGGCGCAGCAGGCAGTGGTCGATCAGCACAAGCTGGAAGAGGAGATTGGCGATCTGCTGTTCGCCACCGTCAATCTGTCACGTCATCTTGGCAGCAAAGCGGAGATTGCCCTGCAAAAAGCCAATGATAAGTTCGAGCGCCGCTTCCGTCAGGTGGAAGCGATCCTGCGCGAGCAGGGGCGGGACAATGCCACACTGGACGAGATGGAAGCGGCCTGGCAGCAGGTTAAAGCGCGCGAGCACAAGGCCTGA
- the queE gene encoding 7-carboxy-7-deazaguanine synthase QueE, whose translation MFYPINEMFQTLQGEGFYTGVPAIFIRLQGCPVGCSWCDTKHTWEKLANRETSLGDILVKTVESDAWGSADAATLIDTIARQGWTARHVVITGGEPAIFDLRPLTDALEAAGFQCQIETSGTHEVHCSAGTWVTVSPKVNMRGGYDVLPQALQRADEIKHPVARERDVEALDALLAGLHDTKPRIVALQPISRGEAATRLCIETCIARNWRLSMQTHKYLNIA comes from the coding sequence ATGTTCTACCCGATTAACGAAATGTTCCAGACACTGCAGGGCGAAGGGTTTTATACCGGCGTGCCGGCCATCTTTATCCGTTTACAGGGATGTCCGGTCGGATGCAGCTGGTGTGACACCAAACATACCTGGGAGAAGCTGGCTAATCGGGAGACCTCACTCGGCGATATTCTGGTGAAAACCGTTGAGAGCGATGCCTGGGGCAGCGCCGATGCCGCCACGCTGATCGACACCATTGCCCGTCAGGGCTGGACGGCGCGCCACGTGGTCATCACCGGCGGTGAGCCAGCGATCTTCGATCTGCGTCCGCTGACTGACGCGCTGGAAGCGGCGGGTTTCCAGTGCCAGATTGAAACCAGCGGCACGCATGAAGTGCACTGCTCGGCAGGGACCTGGGTCACGGTGTCGCCAAAGGTCAATATGCGCGGCGGCTACGATGTATTGCCCCAGGCGCTGCAGCGCGCGGATGAGATCAAACATCCGGTGGCGCGCGAGCGCGATGTGGAAGCGCTGGATGCTCTGCTGGCCGGCCTGCACGATACAAAGCCACGCATTGTGGCACTGCAGCCGATCAGCCGTGGCGAGGCGGCCACCCGCCTGTGCATTGAAACCTGCATCGCCCGCAACTGGCGTCTTTCGATGCAGACGCACAAATACCTGAATATTGCCTGA
- the eno gene encoding phosphopyruvate hydratase, with the protein MSKIVKVIGREIIDSRGNPTVEAEVHLEGGFVGLAAAPSGASTGSREALELRDGDKSRFLGKGVTKAVAAVNGPIADAVKGKDAKDQANIDKIMIELDGTDNKSNFGANAILAVSLAAAKAAAASKGLPLYAHIAELNGTPGKYSMPLPMMNIINGGEHADNNVDIQEFMIQPVGAKNVKEAIRMGSEVFHNLAKVLKAKGMNTAVGDEGGYAPNLGSNAEALAVIAEAVKAAGYELGKDITLAMDCAASEFYKDGKYVLAGEGNKAFTSEEFTHFLEDLTKQYPIVSIEDGLDESDWEGFAYQTKVLGDKIQLVGDDLFVTNTKILREGIEKGIANSILIKFNQIGSLTETLAAIKMAKDAGYTAVISHRSGETEDATIADLAVGTAAGQIKTGSMSRSDRVAKYNQLIRIEEALGDKAPFNGLKEVKGQA; encoded by the coding sequence ATGTCCAAAATCGTTAAAGTCATCGGTCGCGAAATCATCGACTCCCGTGGCAACCCGACTGTAGAAGCAGAAGTGCATCTGGAAGGCGGTTTCGTTGGTCTGGCTGCGGCGCCATCAGGTGCATCAACCGGTTCCCGTGAAGCACTGGAGCTGCGCGACGGTGACAAGTCTCGCTTCCTGGGCAAAGGCGTAACCAAAGCAGTTGCAGCGGTTAACGGCCCGATTGCTGACGCGGTAAAAGGCAAAGATGCAAAAGACCAGGCGAACATCGATAAGATCATGATCGAGCTGGACGGTACTGACAACAAATCCAACTTCGGTGCAAACGCCATTCTGGCGGTTTCCCTGGCCGCTGCGAAAGCTGCTGCTGCCTCGAAAGGTCTGCCGCTGTATGCACACATCGCAGAACTGAACGGCACCCCAGGCAAATACTCTATGCCACTGCCCATGATGAACATCATCAACGGTGGTGAGCACGCGGATAACAACGTTGATATCCAGGAATTCATGATTCAGCCAGTGGGCGCGAAAAACGTGAAAGAAGCCATCCGTATGGGTTCTGAAGTTTTCCACAACCTGGCAAAAGTGCTGAAAGCCAAAGGCATGAACACCGCAGTGGGTGACGAAGGTGGCTACGCGCCAAACCTGGGTTCAAACGCCGAAGCGCTGGCCGTTATCGCAGAAGCAGTAAAAGCGGCAGGCTACGAGCTGGGCAAAGACATCACCCTGGCGATGGACTGCGCGGCGTCTGAGTTCTACAAAGACGGCAAATACGTGCTGGCGGGCGAAGGCAACAAAGCCTTCACTTCTGAAGAGTTCACGCACTTCCTGGAAGACCTGACCAAACAGTACCCAATCGTCTCTATCGAAGACGGTCTGGACGAGTCAGACTGGGAAGGCTTCGCTTACCAGACCAAAGTGCTGGGCGACAAAATCCAGCTGGTGGGCGACGATCTGTTCGTGACCAATACCAAAATCCTGCGTGAAGGTATTGAGAAGGGCATCGCGAACTCTATCCTGATCAAATTCAACCAGATCGGTTCTCTGACCGAAACGCTGGCCGCGATCAAGATGGCAAAAGACGCCGGCTACACCGCGGTGATTTCACACCGTTCAGGTGAAACCGAAGATGCGACCATCGCTGACCTGGCGGTCGGTACCGCTGCAGGCCAGATCAAAACCGGTTCCATGAGCCGTTCTGACCGCGTAGCCAAGTACAACCAGCTGATTCGTATTGAAGAAGCGCTGGGTGACAAAGCCCCGTTCAACGGTCTGAAAGAAGTAAAAGGCCAGGCGTAA